One region of Vitis vinifera cultivar Pinot Noir 40024 chromosome 1, ASM3070453v1 genomic DNA includes:
- the LOC100258147 gene encoding transcription factor MYB26, whose protein sequence is MGHHCCSKQKVKRGLWSPEEDEKLIRYITTNGHGCWSSVPKLAGLQRCGKSCRLRWINYLRPDLKRGSFSAQEERTIIDVHRIVGNKWAQIAKYLPGRTDNEVKNFWNSCIKKKLIAQGLDPNTHHLLLPIDQINNNNNNTNACTLSHIHQQPTALVFSSNTQMIKDAKMDMKSPFLTLPPLPPPPDTSNSIHPPSLHGISAIPPFEFLNPNYVWMTTVSDQNQHAVMELVNRSSMGRSTPIGPYQINPSGFEVLEENYMRDTIASLEPRKQLEGVQQQQEEDKVCEGKADNSKELRNGENIDNSFDSCSFDLELEYSGLLPCGTGMYCSSTSSSCIDQLTWGDC, encoded by the exons ATGGGTCATCATTGCTGCAGCAAACAGAAAGTCAAGAGAGGGCTATGGTCCCCTGAAGAAGATGAGAAGCTAATCAGATACATCACAACTAATGGCCATGGTTGTTGGAGCTCTGTTCCAAAACTAGCAG GCTTGCAGAGGTGTGGAAAGAGTTGCAGATTAAGATGGATAAACTACCTGAGACCGGATCTCAAAAGGGGTTCTTTTTCTGCACAAGAAGAAAGAACGATCATTGATGTTCATAGAATTGTAGGCAACAAATGGGCTCAGATAGCCAAGTATTTGCCAGGTAGAACTGACAATGAGGTGAAGAACTTTTGGAACTCATGCATCAAGAAAAAGCTTATTGCACAAGGGTTAGATCCCAACACTCACCATCTCCTCCTTCCTATTGACCAGattaacaataacaataacaacacCAACGCATGCACTCTCTCACATATCCATCAACAACCCACTGCTTTAGTATTTTCTTCAAATACACAGATGATCAAAGATGCTAAAATGGACATGAAATCTCCTTTTCTGACATTACCTCcacttcctcctcctcctgACACTAGTAATTCTATCCATCCTCCCTCATTGCACGGAATCTCAGCCATCCCTCCCTTTGAATTCCTAAACCCTAACTATGTTTGGATGACAACTGTTAGCGATCAAAACCAGCATGCTGTGATGGAGTTGGTGAACCGATCCTCAATGGGTCGAAGTACTCCAATCGGGCCTTATCAGATAAATCCATCTGGGTTTGAGGTCCTGGAAGAGAATTATATGCGGGACACCATAGCCAGCCTTGAACCCAGAAAGCAATTAGAAGGAGTGCAACAGCAGCAGGAGGAGGACAAGGTTTGTGAAGGGAAAGCAGATAATTccaaggaattgagaaatggTGAGAACATAGACAATTCATTTGACAGCTGTAGCTTTGATCTTGAGTTGGAGTACTCGGGGCTCTTGCCTTGTGGGACTGGAATGTATTGTAGCAGTACTAGTTCAAGTTGTATCGATCAACTTACATGGGGGGATTGTTAG